A region of Haliotis asinina isolate JCU_RB_2024 chromosome 9, JCU_Hal_asi_v2, whole genome shotgun sequence DNA encodes the following proteins:
- the LOC137296574 gene encoding inclusion membrane protein A-like — translation MIDSSDLKTPITDLKTIISDLKTIISDLKTPITDLKTPITDLKTIITDLKTIISDLKTIILDLKTPITDLKTIISDLKTIISDLKTIILDLKTPITDLKTIISDLKTIISDLKTPITDLKTPITDLKTIITDLKTIISDPKTIISDPKTIISDLKTIISDLKTIITDLKTIISDLKTII, via the exons ATGATTGACAGTTCAG ATCTCAAGACCCCTATCACAGATCTCAAGACCATTATCTCAGATCTCAAGACCATTATCTCAGATCTCAAGACCCCTATCACAGATCTCAAGACACCTATCACAGATCTCAAGACCATTATCACAGACCTCAAGACCATTATCTCAGATCTCAAGACCATTATCTTAGATCTCAAGACCCCTATCACAGATCTCAAGACCATTATCTCAGATCTCAAGACCATTATCTCAGATCTCAAGACCATTATCTTAGATCTCAAGACCCCTATCACAGATCTCAAGACCATTATCTCAGATCTCAAGACCATTATTTCAGATCTCAAGACCCCTATCACAGATCTCAAGACACCTATCACAGATCTCAAGACCATTATCACAGATCTCAAGACCATTATCTCAGATCCCAAGACCATTATCTCAGATCCCAAGACCATTATCTCAGATCTCAAGACCATTATCTCAGATCTCAAGACCATTATCACAGATCTCAAGACCATTATCTCAGATCTCAAGACCATTATCTGA
- the LOC137296726 gene encoding uncharacterized protein — translation MAGGETKVLVSVDNSDISERAFKWYLNTFHRPNHKLFLCHVPEYWGDVQRMMSPARIQELIDETNANTKGIEVKFSTISAEYGVSAEFEALRGQEVWNEICNQAKKIHADVIVIGTRGMGKIKRTILGSVSEGVLHHTHVPVLIYKE, via the exons ATGGCAGGAGGAGAAACAAaagtcctcgtttcagttgacAACAGTGATATCAGCGAACGGGCTTTCAAGT GGTATCTCAATACATTCCATCGACCCAACCACAAGCTGTTCCTCTGTCACGTGCCTGAGTACTGGGGAGACGTTCAACGCatgatga GCCCTGCTCGGATTCAAGAACTGATTGACGAGACCAATGCTAATACGAAAGGGATTGAAGTAAAATTCTCTACCATTTCTGCTGAATATGGG GTCAGTGCCGAGTTTGAAGCGCTGAGGGGCCAGGAAGTATGGAACGAGATCTGCAACCAAGCCAAGAAGATCCATGCTGATGTCATCGTTATCGGAACCCGAGGGATGGGGAAGATCAAGCGCACCATTCTCGGCAGCGTGAGTGAAGGCGTCCTTCATCACACCCACGTCCCCGTCCTCATCTACAAGGAGTGA